From Hermetia illucens chromosome 6, iHerIll2.2.curated.20191125, whole genome shotgun sequence, one genomic window encodes:
- the LOC119660533 gene encoding centrosomal protein of 120 kDa, with protein MEENDEFIIVLHIEEGVGLNFKCEHVMVTASLGGNKLETEVTAAGQSTQFNSNLIWETDKKSIKKMKTENLPIKVECYSSLMNNGQEVRSLIGYILVPIRGIPIVPQKKAVNAKPHWHKLVGLNSEWRTQKPELLLFVTITDKSNLDEDSGMLNVQNTTTEGLESIHIEPCNTADMLTSQGGLYIKLLQDEGLLQVGNMDTNCDIFIVKLMFKNARNLEHIVNPEEPMNQLFRFHYNLLGSPTHCSLIPKGNGLYSIQEKIAIHFRSSLRSLKEYFRRVLYIPIDLYYNDTIVGHARFLFSNLLKAETLQEFVASYGDNENTMESEGSFMIETLFDLPPTALKPYVEYAFGLKYLSTTKISNCEVIVDKPQVAEFIDNQAGGDVCLQHTLELPPTEDVDSKPTGNDQEVRATRSDTELVSAREAEIRSSRGKQPKLTRSEPLIQFNPDKTDFDTLLMEKNESRPAKNIPRTFSFNLILQTVKFTRRPEIGIWQISLHHPKSDTTFTIANIELTEICSNLIEFRDLELQLFFSSTTDEILDLIECEPCVLTINGPRGVHATADLDNEILLVGTKEKRSGVILMEDQNGEKIAMAHIFVYLDDLGLSFNSQVKRLSSLTQQPRAYMDENLAYKIVEELEEWKLKQQEVFLVELKRKEVAHLAHLTAEWQKRKSEQENLLSEKLEQCSMLTAALDEAHKTLQEKGVHQLEQERVISQMKAELEQSYSESLLELREKAHRIEEDMAHQLKLQELKYREMEMTKNLIEHENGKLKTEINELEAKIADMKQSFLPREQLAGLFQDLRILSERLDEVQKSKNFYKDQWAKIIREVHKMKSENLHQMELQLKHSRSMGLKEFLASEHEELVSEREELDFIKEALCSDCESEVEQTVREIN; from the exons ATGGAGGAGAACGATGAGTTTATTATTGTCTTGCACATCGAGGAAG GAGTTGGGCTCAATTTCAAGTGCGAGCATGTCATGGTGACCGCTTCGTTGGGCGGAAATAAATTGGAGACCGAAGTTACGGCCGCAGGACAATCAACGCAGTTCAACAGCAACTTGATATGGGAGACAGACAAAAAGTCAATTAAAAA gatgaaaactgaaaaccttcCCATCAAAGTCGAATGCTACAGTTCACTTATGAACAATGGACAGGAGGTTCGCAGTTTGATCGGATACATCCTGGTTCCTATTCGAGGGATACCCATTGTGCCGCAAAAGAAAGCCGTTAAT GCAAAACCTCATTGGCATAAACTAGTTGGTCTTAACTCTGAATGGCGAACCCAGAAGCCAGAATTGTTGCTTTTCGTCACAATTACAGACAAGAGTAACCTCGATGAAGACAGTGGTATGCTGAATGTTCAAAAC ACAACCACTGAGGGGCTAGAGTCAATTCATATTGAGCCCTGCAACACGGCTGACATGCTTACATCTCAAGGTGGACTCTATATAAAATTACTGCAAGACGAAGGACTCCTTCAAGTTGGCAACATGGACACGAACTGTGATATATTTATAGTAAAATTAATGTTTAAAAACGCTAGAAATTTGGAGCAC ATTGTTAACCCAGAGGAACCGATGAATCAGCTATTTCGATTCCATTATAACCTCCTGGGAAGTCCTACGCATTGCTCTTTGATACCGAAGGGAAATGGCTTGTACTCGATTCAGGAAAAAATAGCCATTCACTTCCGAAGCTCCTTACGAAGcttgaaggaatattttcggCGAGTTTTATATATTCCAATAGATTTGTATTACAACGACACGATAGTCG GTCATGCTCGATTTCTATTTTCAAATCTCCTTAAAGCTGAGACTCTTCAAGAATTCGTTGCAAGCTATGGGGACAATGAAAATACCATGGAAAGCGAAGGCTCCTTTATGATTGAAACGCTCTTCGACCTTCCACCCACTGCACTTAAACCATATGTCGAATATGCTTTTGGTTTAAAATATCTCTCAACAACGAAAATCAGTAATTGCGAAGTTATTGTAGATAAACCACAAGTCGCTGAGTTTATAGACAACCAGGCTGGAGGTGATGTTTGTTTACAACACACTCTGGAACTCCCACCCACTGAAGATGTCGATTCAAAGCCCACTGGAAACGATCAAGAAGTGCGAGCGACTCGTAGTGATACAGAGTTGGTGTCAGCTCGAGAGGCTGAAATACGGAGTTCCCGGGGCAAGCAACCGAAACTCACCCGCTCCGAGCctttaattcaattcaatccaGACAAAACCGACTTCGATACACTTCTAATGGAGAAGAACGAATCAAGACCCGCAAAAAATATTCCAAGAACGTTTAGCTTCAATTTGATCCTCCAAACGGTGAAGTTTACTAGGCGACCGGAAATTGGAATCTGGCAGATCAGTTTGCATCATCCGAAATCTGACACCACCTTTACTATAGCCAATATTGAGTTGACAGAGATCTGTtcgaatttgattgaattcagaGACTTAGAATTGCAATTGTTCTTTTCATCAACAACGGATGAAATCCTGGATTTAATCGAATGCGAGCCATGCGTTCTCACTATAAACGGACCACGAGGAGTACATGCGACTGCAGATTTAGACAATGAAATTCTTCTAGTTGGAACTAAAGAAAAACGGTCTGGTGTCATATTGATGGAAGATCAGAACGGCGAAAAGATAGCTATGGCtcatatttttgtttatttagacgATCTCGGGCTGAGTTTTAATAGCCAAGTCAAAAGGTTGTCTAGCCTAACACAACAACCGCGCGCCTACATGGATGAGAATCTGGCCTACAAGATTGTCGAGGAGCTTGAAGAGTGGAAATTAAAGCAACAGGAAGTGTTTTTAGTAGAATTGAAACGCAAGGAGGTGGCTCATTTGGCTCATTTGACAGCGGAATGGCAAAAGCGGAAAAGCGAACAGGAGAATTTGTTAAGTGAAAAGCTAGAACAATGCTCAATGTTGACTGCAGCCCTCGATGAAGCTCATAAAACTTTGCAG GAAAAAGGAGTCCACCAGTTAGAACAGGAACGTGTGATATCACAGATGAAAGCAGAGCTAGAACAAAGTTACTCCGAGAGTCTACTGGAGCTTCGCGAGAAGGCGCACCGTATCGAGGAGGATATGGCTCATCAACTGAAGCTTCAAGAGCTCAAATATCGGGAAATGgaaatgactaaaaacttaaTTGAACACGAAAATGGAAAGCTGAAAACCGAAATTAATGAATTGGAGGCAAAAATTGCAGATATGAAGCAGAGCTTTCTACCGAGAGAACAATTGGCTGGGTTGTTCCAAGATCTG CGAATCCTTAGCGAACGTTTAGATGAGGTTCAGAAATCTAAAAACTTTTACAAGGATCAATGGGCGAAAATAATTCGTGAAGTTCATAAAATGAAATCTGAAAATCTACACCAAATGGAGTTACAATTGAAACACAGTCGTTCAATGGG GCTTAAAGAGTTTTTAGCATCTGAACATGAAGAATTGGTTTCTGAACGGGAAGAGCTCGATTTTATCAAGGAGGCCTTGTGTTCGGACTGTGAATCAGAAGTGGAACAGACTGTGAGGGAGATAAATTAG